One Flavobacterium cerinum genomic window, TTTCATCTACTGCCGTTTACTCAAAATATTTGTGGTTTTTTTATATATTTACCAAAAACAAAAATGCTCTTACAGAATTACTCAAAGTTAACATTGGAAGCCGGTACAGATGAAGCCGGAAGAGGATGTCTCGCCGGTCCGGTTACCGCAGCTGCCGTAATTTTACCGGACGACACCATTATTGAAAAACTCAACGATTCAAAGAAATTATCTGAAATCACCCGCGAAAAGCTTAGACCGATAATTGAAGAAATTGCGCTCTCCTATAAAGTAATTCACCTCGAACCCGAAATCATTGACGATATCAATATCCTGAATGCTTCTATACTGGCTATGCAAAATTGCATTACCAATCTGAATCCTATACCTAATTATATTATCGTAGACGGCAACCGCTTTAAACCGGTCCAGGATATTCCATACAGCTGCATTGTTAAAGGTGACAGCAAATACCTAAGCATTGCCGCTGCTTCTGTTCTAGCCAAAACGTATCGTGACGAATATATGAATCGCATCCATGAGGAATTCCCGATGTACAACTGGAAAAAGAACAAAGGCTATCCGACTATAGAACACCGGGAAGCCATCCGAAAATATGGCACTACTCAATATCACAGAAAGTCATTCCGACTACTTCCGGAACAACTAAAACTTGAATTTTAAATACAAAAAAAATCCTGACAAAATTTTATCAGGATTTTTCTTTATAAAATAATATAATTTTTATCGAACGATTTCCGCTTCAAACAAAACTGAAAAATGTTTTAGGATTTTCGCTTTCACTTCTTCTTCGTCTACTTTTTCAACTCCCAACTCAACATGTAACGAAGTAACTGCTTTATCTTTTATCCCACACGGA contains:
- a CDS encoding ribonuclease HII, which produces MLLQNYSKLTLEAGTDEAGRGCLAGPVTAAAVILPDDTIIEKLNDSKKLSEITREKLRPIIEEIALSYKVIHLEPEIIDDINILNASILAMQNCITNLNPIPNYIIVDGNRFKPVQDIPYSCIVKGDSKYLSIAAASVLAKTYRDEYMNRIHEEFPMYNWKKNKGYPTIEHREAIRKYGTTQYHRKSFRLLPEQLKLEF